The genomic segment ACTAATAATATCTTTTTAAATTTTTTCATGTTCGTTTTATTAGCCTATTTAAGACGAATTGTCTATCTTCTCTCAAATACTTTTGTTGTAAAAGCGCCGTGATTTTCTGCAGAAACTAACGACCACTCTTTCCAACTTACTTCGGGAAAACAGGTGTCTCCCTCACATTCCTGATGCACCACAGTTAAATAAATTTTGGAAGCTAAAGGCAAAAAAGATTCATAGATTTGGGCGCCCCCGATAACCATTATTTCTTCGCAGTTACCTGCTGCATGCAAGGCTTCTTCTATGCTTGAAACAACATGGCATCCGAGGGTTGGTTGTGGGTCTCGACTTATAATAATGTTAACCCGATTGGGTAGGGGCCTTTTCCCCATAGAATCAAAAGTCTTTCGCCCCATAATCACGGGCTTGCCCGCCGTCATTTTTTTGAAATATTTCAGTTCTTCTGGCAGATGCCAGGGCAGAGAATTTTTATGGCCTATGACCCCATTTTCACTTGTGGCAGCAATAAGAGAAATGCAAGGTTTCATACGGCAATAGGGGCCGCAATCCACGGATGGGATTGATAATCAATCAAATTAAAATCTTCATATTTAAAATCAAAAATAGACTTAACATCTGGGTTCATTTCCATTTTAGGCAGGGCATAGGGTGTTCTGGAAAGCTGTTCCCGGGCCTGATCCAAATGATTTGTGTAAAGGTGAGCATCCCCCAAAGTATGGACAAAATCACCCATTTGTAAGCCGGTTACTTGGGCAATCATCTGGGTCAACAAAGCGTAGGATGCTATGTTGAAAGGCACCCCCAAGAAAATATCAGCACTGCGTTGATACAGTTGACATGATAATTTTCCATTAGCCACATAGAATTGAAACAAGCAATGGCATGGAGGCAGAGCCATGGATGGAATTTCTGCCACATTCCAACTGCACACTAGAAGTCGTCTGGAATCTGGGTTGGTTTTAATCATGTGAATAAGGTCGGAAATTTGGTCTAAATTCTCGCCTTTTCCATTAGGCCATGACCTCCACTGTTTTCCATAGACGGGGCCCAGATTTCCCTGTTCATCGGCCCACTCATCCCAAATGGTAACACC from the Alphaproteobacteria bacterium genome contains:
- a CDS encoding dihydrofolate reductase produces the protein MKPCISLIAATSENGVIGHKNSLPWHLPEELKYFKKMTAGKPVIMGRKTFDSMGKRPLPNRVNIIISRDPQPTLGCHVVSSIEEALHAAGNCEEIMVIGGAQIYESFLPLASKIYLTVVHQECEGDTCFPEVSWKEWSLVSAENHGAFTTKVFERR
- a CDS encoding thymidylate synthase, translated to MEQYLNLMQHVLDKGVKKEDRTGTGTLSVFGHQMRFDLTKGFPLVTTKKAHLKSIIHELLWFLRGETNVRSLNEAGVTIWDEWADEQGNLGPVYGKQWRSWPNGKGENLDQISDLIHMIKTNPDSRRLLVCSWNVAEIPSMALPPCHCLFQFYVANGKLSCQLYQRSADIFLGVPFNIASYALLTQMIAQVTGLQMGDFVHTLGDAHLYTNHLDQAREQLSRTPYALPKMEMNPDVKSIFDFKYEDFNLIDYQSHPWIAAPIAV